In the Euphorbia lathyris chromosome 5, ddEupLath1.1, whole genome shotgun sequence genome, one interval contains:
- the LOC136229229 gene encoding probable RNA-binding protein ARP1 — translation MNMGFGDTTYTKVFVGGLAWETQKDTMKKYFQQFGEILEAVVIIDKITGRSKGYGFVTFKEAEAARKACVDPAPVIDGRRANCNLASLGVQRSMPSSPQLPGGGRSYKVMKTGGGGGVGRTGYPSVSHYAIQQGIPCNPPYGYSPNYTYPTSYYGACGGTNSPYVVYGAVGNSNSSYYPYFQYGNMGLDFQYPQQYFHYPIIPSSAHYTPIPFSQPPGASTAPAAAATALQPYYPAQTISSI, via the exons ATGAACATGGGATTCGGAGACACAACATACACAAAAGTGTTCGTTGGAGGATTAGCTTGGGAGACTCAAAAAGACACTATGAAAAAGTACTTTCAGCAATTCGGAGAGATCTTAGAAGCTGTTGTAATCATCGATAAGATCACCGGAAGATCTAAGGGTTACGGATTC gtTACGTTTAAGGAAGCGGAAGCAGCTAGGAAAGCTTGTGTAGATCCTGCACCTGTTATTGATGGAAGAAGAGCTAATTGTAATCTTGCTTCTTTGGGTGTTCAGAGATCTATGCCTTCTTCTCCACAGCTTCCAG GAGGAGGGAGAAGCTATAAGGTAATGAAGACAGGTGGTGGAGGTGGGGTTGGAAGAACAGGTTATCCAAGTGTTTCACATTATGCTATCCAACAAGGAATTCCCTGTAATCCTCCATATGG gtACTCTCCAAACTACACATATCCTACG AGCTACTATGGAGCATGTGGAGGAACAAATAGTCCTTATGTAGTTTATGGAGCAGTGGGTAATTCAAATTCGAGTTACTATCCTTACTTTCAATATGGAAATATGGGATTGGATTTTCAATATCCTCAACAATATTTTCACTATCCCATCATTCCTTCATCTGCTCACTATACTCCTATCCCTTTCTCACAACCACCAG GTGCAAGTACTGCTCCAGCCGCTGCTGCTACTGCTTTGCAGCCCTATTACCCTGCTCAGACAATAAGCAGTATTTGA